The following DNA comes from Rosa rugosa chromosome 5, drRosRugo1.1, whole genome shotgun sequence.
ATTGTCTTCCTTGATTTGCATTACTAGCTGTCCGTTTCGTTTCTCATAAATAGATTTGGATGTTTAGAAAATTTCAGTGAATATATATGTGGTATATGGTTCATGTATCATTGCTAGTACTTGAATACAAGAATACCTGTACTAGTAGTCTGTTAAACTCTGTTCTGCTTCTATAAGCAGAGTGTTCTCCCGGAGGTCAGAATTTTTACGGCGTAAACATTTAATTTATCATACAAGTgtattgaatgaaatttttacGTACTGAGAATGAACTAccacttatatatatttttttttcacttttctAATGTAGGATCTTTTCATTCTCCAACATTCCCCGGCTTATATCCACTCCCCCTAGAGTTCGGCCACAACATGGACTTCCAAGTATTGCTACAACCGTTGTGAACAGAGCAGCTCAGACAAGATATGAAACTTTTCTGTAAGAGTTTTTACAATGAAAGCAAAGAAGAAGCATGAAACAGAATCTGAGACGCATGAATGTTGTTATCGGTTTTCCTTGATTTGTATAACTAGCTCTGTTTCATTTTCTCACAAACGAATATGAGAGATTCTATATATTAGTCAGGATATTGTTCATGCAAATTGCATCATTGATTTGTTTCACTTTTGTCTTCTCATCCTATTCctcaaaagaaaatattttgattttcagttcaaagtgaaaattgaaaaatcgCTGTTGCTGGGGATCGAAACCAGGTCATCACTAAAGTACAGAGACTTTGTTATTGCTTAATTATTCTGATTGAAAAATCAATGAAAGGGTGGGGTTGAACTTTAGAATTCGCCAGAAAACGAGTTTTGACATGACTATTGAAAAGGTTAAAAGTCAGAGAGCTTTTCCCAATTATGGAAACtgaggaagagaagaaagacCAAGCTTTGTTTCCTCTCTCTCAGGTAACACCCACTACACCTCTTTTCAAAAATTTCATCTGTATTTCTCAGTCGAAATGTTGAAActgatctgtaatattctgtatGCATGCTTCAGCACCAGTACTATTATAAGTTTATAACCTCTCAACATCATTTCTTTCTCCTCTTCCCGTTTGTTAGTTAACGGTCACTGCACATGGACAAAATTTGTTTTAGGAACACTAtcacaaaaatgaaaaagtCATAGAGATGACAAGCTCATTATGTCAGGATCGAATATTCATCTGTTTTCACTTAATTTCAGCTTCAAGTACCataattcaggtaccatttgaggATTTTTCCCAAAAATTAAAGAGTCATAGAGATGACAAGCACATTATGTCACATGTCGGGAATCTCATGAGCTTGTGTCGAACAGTAGAGAGCCAAAATTTGGCCGATCTTTTGAAAACTCGGTAGGTTCAGGAATAAAAACACGAGTTCTTTCGGATTTGACCCAAAGTTCAAAGCACTAAATAACAAGTAGAGATGACAAGCACATTATGTCAGGATCGAACCAGCCAATCCTTCTAGAGGAGGTAGCTAGTTCTCTGTTTTCTAGTTTTTACTTAGACCCAAATGCTTATAATTGGGCTCTTAATCAATAGAAATCAATTTTCTCAGTAGTATAAATTCCGTGCTTCATGTCTGAGCAGACTCAACAAATGCTTCTGGTTCAAACATAAATCCAAAAGCAAAAAAATGTCTTCTTTGGATGGCCTGGTAGTTACTGTTTCAATATCTCTGTGTTTTCTGGTAGCTCTGATCTTCAAAATCTTTCACAAAATATGGTGGACTCCGATTCGCGTACAGAAACTGATGGCTTCACAGGGAATCAGAGGACCTCCTTACAGACTTATCGATGGAAACGCCAAGGAAGTCTCCAACATGTGCAAGGAAGCCATTAGCAGGCCCTTGGATTTGTCGCACAACATATTACCAGTAGTTCTACCTCATGTTCATGCATGGACCAAAATCTATGGTATGTATTTACAAATTCTCGAGTCAACTATAGTTTTCAAGTCTAAGAATAAAATTAGACTTTGGTGTTGCAACAGGGAAGAATTATCTTCAGTGGCATGGTACTCGGGCTGAGTTGGTGGTGACGGAAGCCGAGTTGTGCAAGGAGATACTCAGTAATAAAGATGGATTCTATCTGAAACCCAAGTTCAGAGCTTATGCAAAGAAGATATTTGGGAATGGCCTTCCACAATTAGAAGGTGAAAAATGGGCGAAATCGCGAAAGCTGGCCAACCATGCCTTCCATGGACAGAACTTAAAAGTAAGTTGTTACAGTAGTTACTTATATTTTATTCCTTCAAGGataagaaaaaattgaaaaaaaaattataaatccaATGACTATTGATAAAGCCAGTCTTTCTTTTCCCTGCATTGTGGTTTATGTGTTGATCTGGCATGGTGGTATTGTTTTGTATTACTAGAATATGATTCCAGACATGATAGCTAGTGCTGAGACAATGCTAGTGAGGTGGAAAAGCCATGAAGAAGGGAAAGAAATGGATGTGTATAAAGAATTTAGATTGTTAACTTCAGAAGTGATTGCTAGGACAGCATTTGGCAGCAGCTATGTAGAAGGGAAGAACatttttgatatgttgatgaaATTAAGCTTACTCAAAAATGATTTCAAACTCAAGTTTCCAGGCTTCAGGTACATATATCTATATTCCAAGTTTCCAATACTCTTGTCTAGTAGCCTTGTAGAAACTTTCCACTACTTGGAGGAGATTACGTGTCAGTTGTCACTTCTCAGATTTGTGTCTTTCACTTAATATGGCAGCAAGCTTTTTAGAACCAGCGATGATATCGAATCAGACAGGCTTGAGAAAGAAATACGCGACTCCATCAAGGGGATCGTGAAGAAAAGAGAAGACAAGGCAATGAATGGGGAAGAAGAGAGCTTTGGGAGTGATTTTCTTGGTTTACTTTTAAAGGCTCATCATGATACCAATGACATTCAGAGGATTTCAGTGGACGATTTGGTTGATGAGTGCAAGTCATTTTACTTTGTTGGACAAGAGACCAGTAATACTTTGCTTTCATGGACTGTCTTGCTTTTGGCACTCCATACTGATTGGCAAGAGAAAGCAAGAAAGGAAGTCCTACAATTATTTGGGAAACAGACTCCGAATCCTGATGGCCTTGCCAAACTGAAAACCGTAAGGAAGCCATGAACTCAATCAATAATTCAATATACTGCATGCCATTTCGGAGAAATTTTTGCTTTTGAAATTTTACATCCTAACTTCCTCTCACTTTATTCATTTTCATGTATGCATGTAGATGAGTATAATCTTTAATGAGTCCCTAAGGCTATATTCTCCAGCTGTTTCCGTTACAAGGAGAGTTGAAAAGGATGTTAGACTGGGAAAGCTCATTGTTCCTGCTAATGTTGAGTTGATCATTCCATATCTGGCGCTTCACCATGAGCCCGAGTCCTGGGGACAAGACGCGCAACTTTTCAAACCAGAACGATTCTCTGAAGGAGTTGCTAAAGCTACTAACAACAACATTGCTACATTCTTACCCTTTGGAATGGGACCTAGAATTTGTGTTGGCCTCAACTTCGCCACCATTGAAGCCAAGATTGCTCTATCAATGATTCTACAACGCTACTCCTTTACCCTTTCCCCAGGCTATGTTCACATGCCCTTAAAGCATATGACACTTCGCCCACAGCATGGAGTTCAAGTAATGCTACACTCACTGTGAACTGTGAGGACTGAATACTACAATTCCTAGTAGATCTTGGTGTATTTGATATGTTAGCTTATAAAGCTGTAACTGATTAAATAATTATCAGGAATAAGGCATCTGCTAATCACATGAAATAATAccaattttttctattttaattaatttttttaatcaaatcaaaacaattTCTCATTAAAAACTCAAGTTAGAATAATACATTACATACGTTTCCACTGCCTTGAATATAGAGAGCAAATAAGAAAAGTGGTATATAGAATAGTACCACTCATTAAAAAACATCCATGCTAACTTATTAAAAGTGTGCCTATAAATTATGAacatacatagtaaataggcacatAAAACATAAAAGTGCATAGGTTCCTAAAAAAATAGAGataatttagaaagaaaaatataactaATTAAGAGCCCAAAAAATCCAAAGAAATGTCTAAAAACCCTAGGCCCAAAAAGCCGGCCCAGCCCAGTTCTCATCACCTCCCTTGTGCAAAACCGTCACGACATTTATTCTGGTTGAAGAGATTGTTGATTTATCAATTCATGCGTGATATTCTGTATGCTCATTCAAATTGTCTTCCTTAGTTTCCATACTTTGGCAGAAACGCAATTGTTCATGCAATATTCACAGAACTTGAAATAATATGGTCCACTTTTGGCATCAAACAACTATTGCTATTAATTTCGAGTTAATTAGAATATGGAGGCATCAAACAGCTATGATTCATATGTATCGTTGCTATCACTTGAATACAAGAATACCTGTACTAGTCGGTAACCATTTCAACTTCAACAACCAGTCCCAGAGGGAGTCAGGCTTTTACATTTGATGGGgcctataaattttttttacgTTGCATGCAGATATAGAAAGAAAATTAGAGCAATCGAGAAAGAGAACAAAACTTATTGTATCTCTTAAGtatattttttcttaatttgCAATAACtattaaaattaattaattagtcaaCATCTTGAAATCAAAAGTCAAAAGGAGTAAAATAAGAAATGCAGTCTAAAAAGGAAATCAAATTAAGAGCACGAATAAAAACGAGTTTATCATTACTTAATTTGAGCATTATTATCAAATTCTTTTAGAAATAATTCAATGAGAGAATAATTACATAAGCCTAAAAAATAGAGTATTTATTGTGTTTATTTCAGGAAAAGAGAAAACGTAGAAGAAATAATAAGTATTAAATGTAAAATAGTCACATAGCAATTTAAAAAAGAAACTATACTTTAAAAAATGAGGAAAGTCAGGAAACTATGTGCCTCCATCACTGGTATTCTCTGTAGTTGACTCCAAAGAAAATTAAAAGGGGTCCATTATACCATCTCTGTGATCCCAATCCCCGCTTCCTCTGTTTCTATATACAGCCACCTTGCCGAATGCCGAACAAAACCCACCCACAAATGCAGCAAAGAACGACCGCATGAATCGGCCGAGAAATCAAGGCTTCACGTTCTCCAAGTGGTTGACCTTAGCGTGCTAGCCGCTTCTTCATTTCGTATAGTGATAACGCTTTCTCTTCTCTTTACTTTCAAACAGAAAAAATATGAGTTCTTTGACAGACATGGTAATCAGTCATTCAAGTATTCTACTTCTCTTCTCTCTTGTAGCTCTGATCTTCAACATCTTTCGCAAAATATGGTCGATTCCTACTCGTGTACAGAAATTTATGGCTTCGCAGGGAATCAAAGGTCCTCCTTACACACTCATCCATGGAAACACCAAACAAGTCGCCAATATGTACAAGGAAGCCATGAGCAAGCCCTTAGATTTGTCGCACAACATAGTACCTGTAGTTCTACCTCATGTTCATGCATGGAGCAGTATCTATGGTATTCGTAGACTCTTGAGTTCATGACTAAAGTTTTTAACCACTCTTTGGTTTCACGTATAATTAGATTTTGGTCGTGCAAACAAGGAAGAATTTTCTTCAGTGGCAAGGTACTCGAGCTCAGTTGGTCGTGACGGAACCTGAATTGTGCAAGGAGATATTCAATAACAAAGATGGAGCTTATCCAAAACCCACGTCCCTAGTTCCAAAGATACTACTTGGGAATGGCCTTCCGTTATTAGAAGGTGAGAAATGGGCAAAATCGCGGAAGCTGGCTAACCATGCCTTCCATGGAGAGAGCTTAAAAGTAAGTTactatttaccaaaaaaaagaaaaagaagaagaagaagaagaagactaaaATAGGTTATACCTTCCTACAGTTGTGAGTATGGTTGGATTAAAATTTTTAAGGCTTTGAAAAGTAGCTCATGGTTTAACTTTTAGCTACATATTTTCGACAAATTTAACCAAAAATAGAGAATACCATTAAAGATCCCTACTAATTTATTAGTTGAACTTGTTGATTGTATGACGCATGGTCGTGTTTTTGTTTTACTAGAGTATGATTCCACAAATGATAGCTAGTGCTGAGACAATGCTAGGAAGATGGAAAAATCATGTAGGCCAAGAGATTGAGGTGTTTCAAGAATTTAGATTGTTGACTGCAGAAGTGATTTCTAGGACAGCATTTGGCAGCAGCTATTTGCAAGGACAACACATATTTGAAATGTTAATGAAGTTAAGCTCCTTACTTGTCAACTTCGATCTCAAACTCAAGCTTCCAGGCATCAGGTTAACAGTTGTACACTAACACACTGTAGAATAGCCTTGTTATGCAGCAGCTAGAGCGTAGAAACTAGTATTAACAACACTTCATATATACTTGGAGGAGATTAATTACGTACATATATAAGTGCATATTGCAGCAATCTTCATAGATTTAATCTTTCACTTAATATTGCAGCAAATTTTTTAAGACCAATGATGAGATCGAAGTAGAGAAGCTTCGGAAAGGAATCCGCAACTCCATAATGGAGATTGTTaaggaaagagaagagaagGCAATGAGTGGGGAAGAAGCAGAGAGCTTTGGGAGTGATTTTCTCGGCTTACAATTAAAGGCTTATCATGATACCAATGACAactaaccaccacaggtggtcgagttggtaagagcctccaggtgtggaacccccatacCCGGATTCGAATCCTGCCGACGCTTATTCATTTTCATATATTCATGCAGATGAGTATGATCATCAATGAATCCTTGAGGCTATATTCTCCCATTCTTTACGTTACAAGGAGTATTGAAAGGACAGTTTAGACTTGGAAAGCTCATTGTTCCTGCTGATATATGTTGAGTTAATCATCCCATTTCTAGCAATACACCATGACCTTCAATTCTGGGGACAAGACGCACATCTTTTCAAACCAGACCGATTCTCAGAAGGAGTTGCTAAAGCAACTAACAACAACATGGCGACATTCTTACCATTTGGAATGGGACCTAGGAATTGTGTAGGCCTTCACTTTGGCACCACTGAAGCCAAGATTGCTCTTTCAAtgtgatgcgggaagcgtgaacacgatagtaagagcgggaagcgtgaacacgatagtaagaggctccgtcaagcgtcgaaagtcaTATGAGATGAACTAGAAttcactagcaattacgggcacagccgtaagaaacatagagaaacttctctaatatttggttttttattgataacttgaatgcaaattacaatctaagaggtgccttatataggacacatagcataaacctaatacaactagaaaacataaagaacaatttattgtagactaaaactagaaaacctaattaaacctgattaaataaaaatcggaaatagaatcttagatactaaagaatattatgCTTGGAAtctcaatcaagattttgctcgagaatcccgatatatccaaaagagtaatttatgattaattccatcattaagaagcctatttgaataccaatttccaatattcaaattattcttcttaatgtgaagacgcttctttcttttcgagatttttggttgaaattggctaaaatctcgtcctacatcagtctcctctacttgaaaagaactcgacctcgagttcctcttgtatGCAGCTTGatcattagtaggaataaaacatgataagcgccatgaatccaataccgtagacaagtttagaataagcatcttgaaacttgaactcctccacttgaaaaggaatgggcattgacttctccttgggttgatcttgaacacaattaggcatgcatgacatgggtatcgatgtgatgaatga
Coding sequences within:
- the LOC133712441 gene encoding cytochrome P450 CYP749A22-like isoform X1 codes for the protein MSSLDGLVVTVSISLCFLVALIFKIFHKIWWTPIRVQKLMASQGIRGPPYRLIDGNAKEVSNMCKEAISRPLDLSHNILPVVLPHVHAWTKIYGKNYLQWHGTRAELVVTEAELCKEILSNKDGFYLKPKFRAYAKKIFGNGLPQLEGEKWAKSRKLANHAFHGQNLKNMIPDMIASAETMLVRWKSHEEGKEMDVYKEFRLLTSEVIARTAFGSSYVEGKNIFDMLMKLSLLKNDFKLKFPGFSKLFRTSDDIESDRLEKEIRDSIKGIVKKREDKAMNGEEESFGSDFLGLLLKAHHDTNDIQRISVDDLVDECKSFYFVGQETSNTLLSWTVLLLALHTDWQEKARKEVLQLFGKQTPNPDGLAKLKTMSIIFNESLRLYSPAVSVTRRVEKDVRLGKLIVPANVELIIPYLALHHEPESWGQDAQLFKPERFSEGVAKATNNNIATFLPFGMGPRICVGLNFATIEAKIALSMILQRYSFTLSPGYVHMPLKHMTLRPQHGVQVMLHSL
- the LOC133712441 gene encoding cytochrome P450 CYP749A22-like isoform X2 translates to MASQGIRGPPYRLIDGNAKEVSNMCKEAISRPLDLSHNILPVVLPHVHAWTKIYGKNYLQWHGTRAELVVTEAELCKEILSNKDGFYLKPKFRAYAKKIFGNGLPQLEGEKWAKSRKLANHAFHGQNLKNMIPDMIASAETMLVRWKSHEEGKEMDVYKEFRLLTSEVIARTAFGSSYVEGKNIFDMLMKLSLLKNDFKLKFPGFSKLFRTSDDIESDRLEKEIRDSIKGIVKKREDKAMNGEEESFGSDFLGLLLKAHHDTNDIQRISVDDLVDECKSFYFVGQETSNTLLSWTVLLLALHTDWQEKARKEVLQLFGKQTPNPDGLAKLKTMSIIFNESLRLYSPAVSVTRRVEKDVRLGKLIVPANVELIIPYLALHHEPESWGQDAQLFKPERFSEGVAKATNNNIATFLPFGMGPRICVGLNFATIEAKIALSMILQRYSFTLSPGYVHMPLKHMTLRPQHGVQVMLHSL
- the LOC133707941 gene encoding cytochrome P450 CYP749A22-like, coding for MLGRWKNHVGQEIEVFQEFRLLTAEVISRTAFGSSYLQGQHIFEMLMKLSSLLVNFDLKLKLPGISKFFKTNDEIEVEKLRKGIRNSIMEIVKEREEKAMSGEEAESFGSDFLGLQLKAYHDTNDN